One region of Triticum aestivum cultivar Chinese Spring chromosome 6B, IWGSC CS RefSeq v2.1, whole genome shotgun sequence genomic DNA includes:
- the LOC123135377 gene encoding putative cysteine-rich receptor-like protein kinase 33 isoform X4, whose protein sequence is MGDQSVLERIVNGDEDPKDLPLPLLQSITNDFSHERKIGQGGFGEVYKGVLTNGITVVVKRIIITLATIDDILFRREVYSLMTINHQNVVRFFGFCSNTHHKAMKESRSGEINLVNVRERLLCFEYISNGSLDKHITDELRGLEWETRYEIITGICKGLRYLHEEKSIIHLDLKPSNILLDDRMVPRIIDFGLARPSENSHDMGQHFGTRGYIAPEYEHEGETSVKSDIYSLGAIIIQLITGHFSFPNKNNVIRRWRHRWSKPPTLLQYQQVTKCIEMAVRCRKQEPEDRPSISEIISILTESESTDERTVQMIPCYVEDDMLGIKPLELKLPSELKEEISSFTVELTNATRHCIAFNILLQNRQQYEGQPDKGIVQPESKFDVKIVLPPFGERYHADMFIVQSMKVSDDLIHKVITESMFHEEAGKVVDEVNLMVVYEPTKPQENLESREDTNMPAEEAPMAKERDGVEFASKKGNLGSSEKAGLEISYDETEKKLLDSNASPMSFPIDFLKSITCDFSTDLVLGEGGFGAVYKWIYGTRVLNPRYSIEQGRYLQSGCRNHIDNYRP, encoded by the exons ATGGGGGACCAAAGTGTGCTGGAGCGGATAGTTAACGGAGACGAGGACCCGAAGGATCTGCCATTACCACTGTTACAAAGCATCACCAATGATTTCTCTCATGAGAGAAAAATTGGTCAGGGTGGATTTGGAGAGGTTTACAAG GGTGTACTCACAAACGGGATTACTGTTGTTGTGAAGAGAATCATTATTACCTTAGCCACAATTGATGACATACTATTTCGTCGTGAGGTCTATAGCCTGATGACCATCAATCATCAAAATGTAGTCCGGTTTTTTGGCTTCTGTTCTAATACACATCATAAGGCGATGAAAGAGTCTCGGTCAGGAGAAATTAACCTTGTCAACGTAAGAGAAAGATTGCTCTGTTTCGAGTACATCAGCAATGGAAGCCTTGATAAGCATATTACTG ACGAATTAAGGGGACTTGAATGGGAAACACGTTATGAGATAATCACCGGAATTTGTAAGGGTCTACGTTATCTTCACGAGGAAAAAAGTATCATTCATCTGGACCTTAAACCATCAAATATATTACTAGATGATCGTATGGTCCCCAGAATTATAGATTTTGGTTTGGCAAGACCAAGTGAAAACTCACATGATATGGGTCAACATTTTGGAACACG AGGATATATCGCTCCGGAATACGAGCATGAAGGCGAAACTTCAGTGAAGTCTGACATATATAGTTTGGGTGCCATAATCATACAATTAATAACGGGGCATTTCAGTTTCCCTAACAAAAATAAT GTAATTCGAAGGTGGAGACACAGGTGGAGTAAGCCACCGACGTTATTACAATATCAGCAGGTAACTAAATGCATTGAAATGGCAGTACGCTGCAGGAAGCAAGAACCGGAAGATCGACCTTCTATATCAGAAATAATCAGCATCCTGACTGAATCTGAAAGCACGGATGAGCGCACTGTCCAG ATGATTCCTTGTTACGTTGAAGATGACATGCTTGGTATTAAGCCGCTTGAACTAAAGCTTCCTTCTGAGCTTAAGGAGGAGATATCATCCTTCACAGTTGAGCTAACCAATGCTACACGTCATTGCATTGCCTTTAACATCCTACTACAAAACAGACAACAGTACGAAGGGCAACCAGACAAAGGCATTGTGCAACCAGAATCCAAGTTTGATGTGAAGATAGTGCTGCCACCATTTGGAGAAAGATACCATGCCGACATGTTCATCGTGCAGAGCATGAAAGTGAGTGATGATCTTATTCATAAGGTTATCACAGAAAGCATGTTCCATGAAGAGGCTGGTAAAGTTGTCGATGAGGTCAATTTGATGGTTGTATATGAGCCTACGAAGCCCCAAGAAAATTTAGAGAGTAGGGAAGACACCAACATGCCCGCTGAGGAAGCCCCCATG GCAAAAGAGAGAGACGGTGTTGAGTTTGCTTCCAAAAAGGGGAATCTTGGTAGCAGCGAAAAAGCAG GTTTGGAAATATCTTATGATGAAACAGAGAAGAAGCTACTGGATTCAAATGCATCACCCATGTCTTTTCCAATTGATTTTTTGAAGTCCATCACATGTGATTTTTCCACTGACTTAGTACTAGGCGAAGGTGGGTTTGGAGCGGTTTACAAG TGGATATATGGCACCAGAGTACTTAATCCGAGGTATAGTATCGAGCAAGGCAGATATCTTCAGTCTGGGTGTCGTAATCATATAGATAATTACAGGCCATAG
- the LOC123135377 gene encoding 5'-AMP-activated protein kinase catalytic subunit alpha-2 isoform X3 gives MGDQSVLERIVNGDEDPKDLPLPLLQSITNDFSHERKIGQGGFGEVYKGVLTNGITVVVKRIIITLATIDDILFRREVYSLMTINHQNVVRFFGFCSNTHHKAMKESRSGEINLVNVRERLLCFEYISNGSLDKHITDELRGLEWETRYEIITGICKGLRYLHEEKSIIHLDLKPSNILLDDRMVPRIIDFGLARPSENSHDMGQHFGTRGYIAPEYEHEGETSVKSDIYSLGAIIIQLITGHFSFPNKNNVIRRWRHRWSKPPTLLQYQQVTKCIEMAVRCRKQEPEDRPSISEIISILTESESTDERTVQMIPCYVEDDMLGIKPLELKLPSELKEEISSFTVELTNATRHCIAFNILLQNRQQYEGQPDKGIVQPESKFDVKIVLPPFGERYHADMFIVQSMKVSDDLIHKVITESMFHEEAGKVVDEVNLMVVYEPTKPQENLESREDTNMPAEEAPMAKERDGVEFASKKGNLGSSEKAGLEISYDETEKKLLDSNASPMSFPIDFLKSITCDFSTDLVLGEGGFGAVYKGVLRSGKIIAVKRLFETRVKEDTFQSEVSCLMRIKHPNLVQFLGYCAESSWEAIEPPSGTGHHIFVETPKRLLCFEYVPNKGLNRHISVDIWHQST, from the exons ATGGGGGACCAAAGTGTGCTGGAGCGGATAGTTAACGGAGACGAGGACCCGAAGGATCTGCCATTACCACTGTTACAAAGCATCACCAATGATTTCTCTCATGAGAGAAAAATTGGTCAGGGTGGATTTGGAGAGGTTTACAAG GGTGTACTCACAAACGGGATTACTGTTGTTGTGAAGAGAATCATTATTACCTTAGCCACAATTGATGACATACTATTTCGTCGTGAGGTCTATAGCCTGATGACCATCAATCATCAAAATGTAGTCCGGTTTTTTGGCTTCTGTTCTAATACACATCATAAGGCGATGAAAGAGTCTCGGTCAGGAGAAATTAACCTTGTCAACGTAAGAGAAAGATTGCTCTGTTTCGAGTACATCAGCAATGGAAGCCTTGATAAGCATATTACTG ACGAATTAAGGGGACTTGAATGGGAAACACGTTATGAGATAATCACCGGAATTTGTAAGGGTCTACGTTATCTTCACGAGGAAAAAAGTATCATTCATCTGGACCTTAAACCATCAAATATATTACTAGATGATCGTATGGTCCCCAGAATTATAGATTTTGGTTTGGCAAGACCAAGTGAAAACTCACATGATATGGGTCAACATTTTGGAACACG AGGATATATCGCTCCGGAATACGAGCATGAAGGCGAAACTTCAGTGAAGTCTGACATATATAGTTTGGGTGCCATAATCATACAATTAATAACGGGGCATTTCAGTTTCCCTAACAAAAATAAT GTAATTCGAAGGTGGAGACACAGGTGGAGTAAGCCACCGACGTTATTACAATATCAGCAGGTAACTAAATGCATTGAAATGGCAGTACGCTGCAGGAAGCAAGAACCGGAAGATCGACCTTCTATATCAGAAATAATCAGCATCCTGACTGAATCTGAAAGCACGGATGAGCGCACTGTCCAG ATGATTCCTTGTTACGTTGAAGATGACATGCTTGGTATTAAGCCGCTTGAACTAAAGCTTCCTTCTGAGCTTAAGGAGGAGATATCATCCTTCACAGTTGAGCTAACCAATGCTACACGTCATTGCATTGCCTTTAACATCCTACTACAAAACAGACAACAGTACGAAGGGCAACCAGACAAAGGCATTGTGCAACCAGAATCCAAGTTTGATGTGAAGATAGTGCTGCCACCATTTGGAGAAAGATACCATGCCGACATGTTCATCGTGCAGAGCATGAAAGTGAGTGATGATCTTATTCATAAGGTTATCACAGAAAGCATGTTCCATGAAGAGGCTGGTAAAGTTGTCGATGAGGTCAATTTGATGGTTGTATATGAGCCTACGAAGCCCCAAGAAAATTTAGAGAGTAGGGAAGACACCAACATGCCCGCTGAGGAAGCCCCCATG GCAAAAGAGAGAGACGGTGTTGAGTTTGCTTCCAAAAAGGGGAATCTTGGTAGCAGCGAAAAAGCAG GTTTGGAAATATCTTATGATGAAACAGAGAAGAAGCTACTGGATTCAAATGCATCACCCATGTCTTTTCCAATTGATTTTTTGAAGTCCATCACATGTGATTTTTCCACTGACTTAGTACTAGGCGAAGGTGGGTTTGGAGCGGTTTACAAG GGAGTTCTTCGGAGCGGGAAAATTATTGCTGTGAAGAGGCTTTTTGAAACCCGTGTAAAAGAGGACACATTCCAGAGTGAAGTTAGTTGCCTTATGAGAATTAAGCATCCAAATTTAGTTCAGTTTCTAGGTTATTGTGCAGAATCAAGTTGGGAGGCGATAGAGCCTCCAAGTGGTACTGGACATCATATTTTTGTTGAAACACCGAAAAGATTGCTCTGCTTTGAGTATGTACCAAACAAAGGCCTCAACAGACATATCTCTG TGGATATATGGCACCAGAGTACTTAA
- the LOC123135377 gene encoding uncharacterized protein isoform X1 has translation MGDQSVLERIVNGDEDPKDLPLPLLQSITNDFSHERKIGQGGFGEVYKGVLTNGITVVVKRIIITLATIDDILFRREVYSLMTINHQNVVRFFGFCSNTHHKAMKESRSGEINLVNVRERLLCFEYISNGSLDKHITDELRGLEWETRYEIITGICKGLRYLHEEKSIIHLDLKPSNILLDDRMVPRIIDFGLARPSENSHDMGQHFGTRGYIAPEYEHEGETSVKSDIYSLGAIIIQLITGHFSFPNKNNVIRRWRHRWSKPPTLLQYQQVTKCIEMAVRCRKQEPEDRPSISEIISILTESESTDERTVQMIPCYVEDDMLGIKPLELKLPSELKEEISSFTVELTNATRHCIAFNILLQNRQQYEGQPDKGIVQPESKFDVKIVLPPFGERYHADMFIVQSMKVSDDLIHKVITESMFHEEAGKVVDEVNLMVVYEPTKPQENLESREDTNMPAEEAPMAKERDGVEFASKKGNLGSSEKAGLEISYDETEKKLLDSNASPMSFPIDFLKSITCDFSTDLVLGEGGFGAVYKGVLRSGKIIAVKRLFETRVKEDTFQSEVSCLMRIKHPNLVQFLGYCAESSWEAIEPPSGTGHHIFVETPKRLLCFEYVPNKGLNRHISDESSGLEWDMRYEIIKGICNGLHFLHDECYIVHLDLKPENILMDSTMMPKIADFGLSKIVGEQQS, from the exons ATGGGGGACCAAAGTGTGCTGGAGCGGATAGTTAACGGAGACGAGGACCCGAAGGATCTGCCATTACCACTGTTACAAAGCATCACCAATGATTTCTCTCATGAGAGAAAAATTGGTCAGGGTGGATTTGGAGAGGTTTACAAG GGTGTACTCACAAACGGGATTACTGTTGTTGTGAAGAGAATCATTATTACCTTAGCCACAATTGATGACATACTATTTCGTCGTGAGGTCTATAGCCTGATGACCATCAATCATCAAAATGTAGTCCGGTTTTTTGGCTTCTGTTCTAATACACATCATAAGGCGATGAAAGAGTCTCGGTCAGGAGAAATTAACCTTGTCAACGTAAGAGAAAGATTGCTCTGTTTCGAGTACATCAGCAATGGAAGCCTTGATAAGCATATTACTG ACGAATTAAGGGGACTTGAATGGGAAACACGTTATGAGATAATCACCGGAATTTGTAAGGGTCTACGTTATCTTCACGAGGAAAAAAGTATCATTCATCTGGACCTTAAACCATCAAATATATTACTAGATGATCGTATGGTCCCCAGAATTATAGATTTTGGTTTGGCAAGACCAAGTGAAAACTCACATGATATGGGTCAACATTTTGGAACACG AGGATATATCGCTCCGGAATACGAGCATGAAGGCGAAACTTCAGTGAAGTCTGACATATATAGTTTGGGTGCCATAATCATACAATTAATAACGGGGCATTTCAGTTTCCCTAACAAAAATAAT GTAATTCGAAGGTGGAGACACAGGTGGAGTAAGCCACCGACGTTATTACAATATCAGCAGGTAACTAAATGCATTGAAATGGCAGTACGCTGCAGGAAGCAAGAACCGGAAGATCGACCTTCTATATCAGAAATAATCAGCATCCTGACTGAATCTGAAAGCACGGATGAGCGCACTGTCCAG ATGATTCCTTGTTACGTTGAAGATGACATGCTTGGTATTAAGCCGCTTGAACTAAAGCTTCCTTCTGAGCTTAAGGAGGAGATATCATCCTTCACAGTTGAGCTAACCAATGCTACACGTCATTGCATTGCCTTTAACATCCTACTACAAAACAGACAACAGTACGAAGGGCAACCAGACAAAGGCATTGTGCAACCAGAATCCAAGTTTGATGTGAAGATAGTGCTGCCACCATTTGGAGAAAGATACCATGCCGACATGTTCATCGTGCAGAGCATGAAAGTGAGTGATGATCTTATTCATAAGGTTATCACAGAAAGCATGTTCCATGAAGAGGCTGGTAAAGTTGTCGATGAGGTCAATTTGATGGTTGTATATGAGCCTACGAAGCCCCAAGAAAATTTAGAGAGTAGGGAAGACACCAACATGCCCGCTGAGGAAGCCCCCATG GCAAAAGAGAGAGACGGTGTTGAGTTTGCTTCCAAAAAGGGGAATCTTGGTAGCAGCGAAAAAGCAG GTTTGGAAATATCTTATGATGAAACAGAGAAGAAGCTACTGGATTCAAATGCATCACCCATGTCTTTTCCAATTGATTTTTTGAAGTCCATCACATGTGATTTTTCCACTGACTTAGTACTAGGCGAAGGTGGGTTTGGAGCGGTTTACAAG GGAGTTCTTCGGAGCGGGAAAATTATTGCTGTGAAGAGGCTTTTTGAAACCCGTGTAAAAGAGGACACATTCCAGAGTGAAGTTAGTTGCCTTATGAGAATTAAGCATCCAAATTTAGTTCAGTTTCTAGGTTATTGTGCAGAATCAAGTTGGGAGGCGATAGAGCCTCCAAGTGGTACTGGACATCATATTTTTGTTGAAACACCGAAAAGATTGCTCTGCTTTGAGTATGTACCAAACAAAGGCCTCAACAGACATATCTCTG ATGAATCTTCGGGCCTTGAGTGGGATATGAGATACGAGATAATCAAGGGGATTTGCAACGGGTTGCATTTTCTTCATGATGAATGTTATATAGTTCATCTGGACCTTAAGCCCGAAAATATATTGATGGACTCTACTATGATGCCCAAAATAGCGGATTTTGGTTTGTCGAAGATCGTTGGCGAGCAGCAATCATGA
- the LOC123135377 gene encoding uncharacterized protein isoform X2 yields MGDQSVLERIVNGDEDPKDLPLPLLQSITNDFSHERKIGQGGFGEVYKGVLTNGITVVVKRIIITLATIDDILFRREVYSLMTINHQNVVRFFGFCSNTHHKAMKESRSGEINLVNVRERLLCFEYISNGSLDKHITDELRGLEWETRYEIITGICKGLRYLHEEKSIIHLDLKPSNILLDDRMVPRIIDFGLARPSENSHDMGQHFGTRGYIAPEYEHEGETSVKSDIYSLGAIIIQLITGHFSFPNKNNVIRRWRHRWSKPPTLLQYQQVTKCIEMAVRCRKQEPEDRPSISEIISILTESESTDERTVQMIPCYVEDDMLGIKPLELKLPSELKEEISSFTVELTNATRHCIAFNILLQNRQQYEGQPDKGIVQPESKFDVKIVLPPFGERYHADMFIVQSMKVSDDLIHKVITESMFHEEAGKVVDEVNLMVVYEPTKPQENLESREDTNMPAEEAPMAKERDGVEFASKKGNLGSSEKAEKKLLDSNASPMSFPIDFLKSITCDFSTDLVLGEGGFGAVYKGVLRSGKIIAVKRLFETRVKEDTFQSEVSCLMRIKHPNLVQFLGYCAESSWEAIEPPSGTGHHIFVETPKRLLCFEYVPNKGLNRHISDESSGLEWDMRYEIIKGICNGLHFLHDECYIVHLDLKPENILMDSTMMPKIADFGLSKIVGEQQS; encoded by the exons ATGGGGGACCAAAGTGTGCTGGAGCGGATAGTTAACGGAGACGAGGACCCGAAGGATCTGCCATTACCACTGTTACAAAGCATCACCAATGATTTCTCTCATGAGAGAAAAATTGGTCAGGGTGGATTTGGAGAGGTTTACAAG GGTGTACTCACAAACGGGATTACTGTTGTTGTGAAGAGAATCATTATTACCTTAGCCACAATTGATGACATACTATTTCGTCGTGAGGTCTATAGCCTGATGACCATCAATCATCAAAATGTAGTCCGGTTTTTTGGCTTCTGTTCTAATACACATCATAAGGCGATGAAAGAGTCTCGGTCAGGAGAAATTAACCTTGTCAACGTAAGAGAAAGATTGCTCTGTTTCGAGTACATCAGCAATGGAAGCCTTGATAAGCATATTACTG ACGAATTAAGGGGACTTGAATGGGAAACACGTTATGAGATAATCACCGGAATTTGTAAGGGTCTACGTTATCTTCACGAGGAAAAAAGTATCATTCATCTGGACCTTAAACCATCAAATATATTACTAGATGATCGTATGGTCCCCAGAATTATAGATTTTGGTTTGGCAAGACCAAGTGAAAACTCACATGATATGGGTCAACATTTTGGAACACG AGGATATATCGCTCCGGAATACGAGCATGAAGGCGAAACTTCAGTGAAGTCTGACATATATAGTTTGGGTGCCATAATCATACAATTAATAACGGGGCATTTCAGTTTCCCTAACAAAAATAAT GTAATTCGAAGGTGGAGACACAGGTGGAGTAAGCCACCGACGTTATTACAATATCAGCAGGTAACTAAATGCATTGAAATGGCAGTACGCTGCAGGAAGCAAGAACCGGAAGATCGACCTTCTATATCAGAAATAATCAGCATCCTGACTGAATCTGAAAGCACGGATGAGCGCACTGTCCAG ATGATTCCTTGTTACGTTGAAGATGACATGCTTGGTATTAAGCCGCTTGAACTAAAGCTTCCTTCTGAGCTTAAGGAGGAGATATCATCCTTCACAGTTGAGCTAACCAATGCTACACGTCATTGCATTGCCTTTAACATCCTACTACAAAACAGACAACAGTACGAAGGGCAACCAGACAAAGGCATTGTGCAACCAGAATCCAAGTTTGATGTGAAGATAGTGCTGCCACCATTTGGAGAAAGATACCATGCCGACATGTTCATCGTGCAGAGCATGAAAGTGAGTGATGATCTTATTCATAAGGTTATCACAGAAAGCATGTTCCATGAAGAGGCTGGTAAAGTTGTCGATGAGGTCAATTTGATGGTTGTATATGAGCCTACGAAGCCCCAAGAAAATTTAGAGAGTAGGGAAGACACCAACATGCCCGCTGAGGAAGCCCCCATG GCAAAAGAGAGAGACGGTGTTGAGTTTGCTTCCAAAAAGGGGAATCTTGGTAGCAGCGAAAAAGCAG AGAAGAAGCTACTGGATTCAAATGCATCACCCATGTCTTTTCCAATTGATTTTTTGAAGTCCATCACATGTGATTTTTCCACTGACTTAGTACTAGGCGAAGGTGGGTTTGGAGCGGTTTACAAG GGAGTTCTTCGGAGCGGGAAAATTATTGCTGTGAAGAGGCTTTTTGAAACCCGTGTAAAAGAGGACACATTCCAGAGTGAAGTTAGTTGCCTTATGAGAATTAAGCATCCAAATTTAGTTCAGTTTCTAGGTTATTGTGCAGAATCAAGTTGGGAGGCGATAGAGCCTCCAAGTGGTACTGGACATCATATTTTTGTTGAAACACCGAAAAGATTGCTCTGCTTTGAGTATGTACCAAACAAAGGCCTCAACAGACATATCTCTG ATGAATCTTCGGGCCTTGAGTGGGATATGAGATACGAGATAATCAAGGGGATTTGCAACGGGTTGCATTTTCTTCATGATGAATGTTATATAGTTCATCTGGACCTTAAGCCCGAAAATATATTGATGGACTCTACTATGATGCCCAAAATAGCGGATTTTGGTTTGTCGAAGATCGTTGGCGAGCAGCAATCATGA
- the LOC123135377 gene encoding putative receptor-like protein kinase At4g00960 isoform X5 yields the protein MGDQSVLERIVNGDEDPKDLPLPLLQSITNDFSHERKIGQGGFGEVYKGVLTNGITVVVKRIIITLATIDDILFRREVYSLMTINHQNVVRFFGFCSNTHHKAMKESRSGEINLVNVRERLLCFEYISNGSLDKHITDELRGLEWETRYEIITGICKGLRYLHEEKSIIHLDLKPSNILLDDRMVPRIIDFGLARPSENSHDMGQHFGTRGYIAPEYEHEGETSVKSDIYSLGAIIIQLITGHFSFPNKNNVIRRWRHRWSKPPTLLQYQQVTKCIEMAVRCRKQEPEDRPSISEIISILTESESTDERTVQMIPCYVEDDMLGIKPLELKLPSELKEEISSFTVELTNATRHCIAFNILLQNRQQYEGQPDKGIVQPESKFDVKIVLPPFGERYHADMFIVQSMKVSDDLIHKVITESMFHEEAGKVVDEVNLMVVYEPTKPQENLESREDTNMPAEEAPMAKERDGVEFASKKGNLGSSEKAGLEISYDETEKKLLDSNASPMSFPIDFLKSITCDFSTDLVLGEGGFGAVYKMNLRALSGI from the exons ATGGGGGACCAAAGTGTGCTGGAGCGGATAGTTAACGGAGACGAGGACCCGAAGGATCTGCCATTACCACTGTTACAAAGCATCACCAATGATTTCTCTCATGAGAGAAAAATTGGTCAGGGTGGATTTGGAGAGGTTTACAAG GGTGTACTCACAAACGGGATTACTGTTGTTGTGAAGAGAATCATTATTACCTTAGCCACAATTGATGACATACTATTTCGTCGTGAGGTCTATAGCCTGATGACCATCAATCATCAAAATGTAGTCCGGTTTTTTGGCTTCTGTTCTAATACACATCATAAGGCGATGAAAGAGTCTCGGTCAGGAGAAATTAACCTTGTCAACGTAAGAGAAAGATTGCTCTGTTTCGAGTACATCAGCAATGGAAGCCTTGATAAGCATATTACTG ACGAATTAAGGGGACTTGAATGGGAAACACGTTATGAGATAATCACCGGAATTTGTAAGGGTCTACGTTATCTTCACGAGGAAAAAAGTATCATTCATCTGGACCTTAAACCATCAAATATATTACTAGATGATCGTATGGTCCCCAGAATTATAGATTTTGGTTTGGCAAGACCAAGTGAAAACTCACATGATATGGGTCAACATTTTGGAACACG AGGATATATCGCTCCGGAATACGAGCATGAAGGCGAAACTTCAGTGAAGTCTGACATATATAGTTTGGGTGCCATAATCATACAATTAATAACGGGGCATTTCAGTTTCCCTAACAAAAATAAT GTAATTCGAAGGTGGAGACACAGGTGGAGTAAGCCACCGACGTTATTACAATATCAGCAGGTAACTAAATGCATTGAAATGGCAGTACGCTGCAGGAAGCAAGAACCGGAAGATCGACCTTCTATATCAGAAATAATCAGCATCCTGACTGAATCTGAAAGCACGGATGAGCGCACTGTCCAG ATGATTCCTTGTTACGTTGAAGATGACATGCTTGGTATTAAGCCGCTTGAACTAAAGCTTCCTTCTGAGCTTAAGGAGGAGATATCATCCTTCACAGTTGAGCTAACCAATGCTACACGTCATTGCATTGCCTTTAACATCCTACTACAAAACAGACAACAGTACGAAGGGCAACCAGACAAAGGCATTGTGCAACCAGAATCCAAGTTTGATGTGAAGATAGTGCTGCCACCATTTGGAGAAAGATACCATGCCGACATGTTCATCGTGCAGAGCATGAAAGTGAGTGATGATCTTATTCATAAGGTTATCACAGAAAGCATGTTCCATGAAGAGGCTGGTAAAGTTGTCGATGAGGTCAATTTGATGGTTGTATATGAGCCTACGAAGCCCCAAGAAAATTTAGAGAGTAGGGAAGACACCAACATGCCCGCTGAGGAAGCCCCCATG GCAAAAGAGAGAGACGGTGTTGAGTTTGCTTCCAAAAAGGGGAATCTTGGTAGCAGCGAAAAAGCAG GTTTGGAAATATCTTATGATGAAACAGAGAAGAAGCTACTGGATTCAAATGCATCACCCATGTCTTTTCCAATTGATTTTTTGAAGTCCATCACATGTGATTTTTCCACTGACTTAGTACTAGGCGAAGGTGGGTTTGGAGCGGTTTACAAG ATGAATCTTCGGGCCTTGAGTGGGATATGA